The nucleotide window gctgaacagagagcgccatctagtgagctcaaaaaataaagacagtggtttgCGAAGCTTTAATTGACCATAGTAAGGGGGTAAGCCACTCTCCACAATgtgtagctcctatggcgccattttgatgccaACAATCCATCACCTGCTGTTAgaatcccattgactgccattgattttgacgtcactttgacagtgaataacttagACTTAAacttaggtttaattactaatgttaactaacattttagttagcaataataagcctgtgcctgtgttatctcctaacatatacctacgctctccgtctctgcaagattcaaaatgattgagatttctccatgtgactatgcgacagcaagttgcttcgttatgacacaatcgttagcctatttttacaaaaacgctTTTTACTGAGCCATAATGTGAGCTATAAGGTAagggagccttttatacattgtcatgtttttttttttaaataaacaatggacgAATAAAGTTTTTAATCACTTCAGATGtgaagttattcgctgtcaaagggcgttttcacacctgttgtttgtttgctttggtccgaATCAGTTGGTGAGTTAGTAAACTTGAAGCGATTTGCCCTCGGTCGGTTTGGTTTGGTCGCAACAAATTGCATCATCACAAATCAGGCAAGAACGTCCAGCCCTCTTATTGGTCAGATATGTCTGGGGGACAGAGCAAGACAGtaatcagaaccagaatcagaaccagaatcagaatcagctttatttgccaactattaggacacatacgaggaattttgctttggattatACATTGCTCAAAATATGCTTactaatacaaaacaaacaacaaacagaaacaatatacactataaacagaaacagtatagacaggttgagacaaTAGTGTAATGAAGAGTGCAAATTGTGCAGGAATAAATTATTTGAatgacaaattattattattttaattatgaagcctagtgcaaaggatgctgcAATAAgttagtattatgttattaatgtacatattatattaccatatgaacagtatgaacagctctgaaatgggaaatgatgaataaataagtggaaccagtaaacagactgATTAGAGACACTGgtgctgggttattgcacaggaaCTGAACCTGGCACTGtgagtcagaagtcagctggttATCAGAGTGATGGTGTGGCTTGTTGTCTTCTTGATGATGGTGTcagtgttgggctcccactttaGGTCCTGGGATAAAGTGGATTCAAGAAACCtaaaggattccacagcagacacagggttGTTGAGAATGGTGAAGGGGGGAAGAGTGGAGAGGCCTGAAGTCCACAATCATGTCCACAGTTTTGAGTCTGTAGCCCAATTCATCACTGTCCCGGATGAGGACGATGACCGTTGTGTTGTCAGCAAACTTCAagagtttaacagatgggtctcctgaggtgcagtcaGTGGTgtagagagagaagagcagtggggagagcacttcatttcattaaaattatcagacattgttttgcaAGAGACGTTACTACATCTGCTCTGGTCACCAAGACTTTGCATGTCTCCAATTTTCTCCAATTGCAGGCTGGTTTGACCACGAAGATACAGTACGAGTGATGGACGCTGACCTTGACCGCAGTCTTTTCTGTGATAAAACATtgcaagctgctacagtttgctgctctgctgcatgcCAGATTGCTAAATAACCCACCTGACTACAGGATACATACTGGAGGAGTATGTGTAGTTGGTGTGGTTCAAGTACGGATCACATTCTCACCACAAAAAAACTGCTCCAGATTTCGATTGAAAGACGAGACCTGCTTGGAGAAGTAGTCTCGGTACGCTTGTTTGGTCCGCTTTTGGTGCGCAgcagagtttgattgacacATTCTCATCTGCCCAAACGAACCGCACCAGCCGGGCAAACAAACTCTAGTTTGATTCAACCAAGCTAAAGGCTGTTGGTGTAAAAACGCCCAAAGTGGCGccaaatgaatggcagtcaatggaatgccaACAGCGAGTGAGtgcttggtagcattaaaatggggCCGTAGGAGCTTCGCTTTATGGAGGTTGGCTTACTCCCTTGGGGCCTACCAGTGaatttttgttcttcttcttctttttcttctttttcttcttccttccaTGAGACAAGAAGCCTTGCGGCAAATTGCAGACTACTGAATTGTCCTTTCTACTCTAATTTAAAAGAGATACAGCTAAAGGTTTTTTCCAGCCACTCACCCTATTCTCTAATCAACCAATCCTATCAATCTAGGCTCTGAGAGGGAAAGTCTCTCTAAACAGTCCACCTCTCCAGTAATTCCTAGAGGTGGAAAGTAACGAAAGAGCCTACATttactcacgttactgtatcgattagttttgttgtgtattttgtattgttcaagtagttttttaaatcgacattttcaaatgtacttgattacattttaagtattgtattttgctacattacatAAAAAACTTTGACTAACCGAAGCGAAGAAAAAACATTGTGCCAGGAACCACTACAGAAGCCATCGTCAAATGCATTCTGGTATTTAGCATTCAAGCCTTTACAGCAGTTATAACATTGCATAGGTAGAGGAAAAACTCACCCCtctgtattttcctttttgaaaGTCCGGCTCCCAGAGCGTCTACTTAGAAAGATTCTGGCCCTGGTCATACAGGCTACTAaggtgtgtagaagctagctgctagtctgggctgtgagCATTAGTCAAATGTATCAGCAGTGTAAATGGTAAAGGGAGAGCTCAGCTTTTTTGGAGAGGATTGCAGCATGAAATGTCATGTGAGACATGCATTAGGTTGTTATAAcatgtgtatacatttgttagatgtttatacatttgtttcgatttttctttaattaaaaacaaaatagttttggaTTCATGACCCCTTGATCTATTTACACTACATGATGGATCCCCCCCACCCTGTTTTAcagttctttttaaatatttaattaagtAACATTTACttgaagtacattttaaatgaactacgtattacttttacttgagtaattttTCAGATAGgtatttttacttgtacttgagtaatatttcatcaaagtaTTGGCACTTTTACTTTAGTACAATATTTTAGTACGTTTTCCACCTCTGGTAATTCCCACACTATCCAAAATTGTTCTGGCAGCATCAACAACTATTTCTATTTTCTCCGATTTCCTTTCAGCCTTAGCAGCATTACAGTTAATCAATATGGCAGAAATGTTAAGAAACTAACCTTGTCCTTAAATAAATAGTGTTCACCATGCTTTCTACTTGATTGACTCAGTTGAATCTTTACTTTCCTAGCTGCTTCACTGTGTCATAGTATCCACTTGAACTTGATCTTTTTgacttccattttctttttttctctttggacAGTTAGCTTGCCATGCTTCATGATTCCCCCCCAAACTGATTACACTTGGGTTTTTTTCCACCGTTTCTGTCACTGCACATCTCATCTCCACATTTACCACATATCCCCATATGCAGGTTTCAGGCAGATTTTTTGATTCAAAATGCAAcagatcagattttttttcacacttttctcTGTCCCTCATCCTAAACATGACTTTTTACCACGCTTCTTCATTCTACTTGCATCAAATGGAACGACATCAACAACACCCTTTACTAGAACTCTTCTATTAAGAGAGAAACATGACAACTATCTAAACTCGGTTATTTTGAGTGCCTTCTTCAGCTGtatctttgacacacacacaaacacacacacacacacacacacacacacacacatcaaatgaTAACTACACATTTTTGATATTAACTACTTTGACATTGTCAAGTTTGTTCTTAATCCAACTTGTGTTTCAACCATAGACTGTGAAAggtattaacagtctatggttttaaCCCGCAAAACTCCCAAACTGTCCTTGCTACCAGTTATATTCCAGGCAAGTGgactttttgtaatttttgttattgtatcatcactgtaatttaaaaactgattagtttcttcttctcctccctgACTTTTTTCCTTGTCAACGTGTCAACCTCTATCTTCCTCCAGTGAGCCTcccagttttttgttgttgtttttaatagtACAGCGCTTGGTTTGCTGTTTTGTCTGAACCTTGACACTATGTCACTAATACGAgtatttgtgaatgaatgataCTTATAAACGTGTTTAGAAATGATAAGGAACATAAACAGGATTCCACAGAAAGGTTTAATTATTCTTTGGTGGCTTCAAATTACTTTAAGCATTTAGGCACTGTGTAATAACTGCTGTTAATGGTGACCAATAAGTCATTTTGCCACGGAGaaacaaaaatagacaaagTCAACATTATCTCTAGAACCTTCTCTTAGCCAGCCCCCCAGTGAATACAGTTACGGTATTAAATGTGAGAgccaataaacatctatctgcACATAAAGTCCTACTGTAGTTGTGCCACTAGCCATACAAGACATAAATGTGACAAATCTATTTATCTGATTGACAttaataactaaaactaaactaaaccatCTGCCTCCACATAGATTGCTATGACCACAATTCAGAACTCATGTGAATTTACATGATTTTGGTTTTGttactttgtttatatttttctttcagaATTTGTAGGCAGTTGTGTCTGTCAACACTGCCCCAGGCCTCTTCTGAAGCACATGTGGGCTGTTCCTGTCGCACGAAAACAGAGAACGCATACTTGGCTGTTGTGGTCATCGTAAGAAGGTGTGAGTTAATGTAACGAATCAGAAACGCTTACAAAAAACATGGTTTATTCTGTAGTTTAatttcacacacactgacatgtgTCTCCACAAGTAACAAAAAGGTTTTGCAAAGACAATTTTACAGGCCATATTTTACTGATTTATTGACTTCACTAACATACATAAGCCATAAGAAGCTTTGATGTCATTGCATCACTCTAACAGTATTACGAAGAAATTATGTTTTACGAGTATTAAAAAGCacaacaatcaaaacaaaaaatagtgcaaagaattttttttttcaaagaagcaTTTTCTCTAAAAGAGACTGAATGTTTTGAATGGACATGTGTACACAGATGAATATGAGTTGGGCTGGGAGGTGTGTCACCCTTGCTCTTATACCATgccttctttattttttgtgcGTCTGTAGATCACGATTAGGTATCCCAATGCAATGAGGAGGATGGcgatgaagaggaagagaatGCCAGCCCAGGGCCCTAGGGCGAGAGCCTTCATCAGTCCCAGTCCCTCTGCTGGTACCAAGTTGCTCCGACTCAGCATGTACCCCAAAGCCCAGCCTACAGATGCCCCTCCCGCCTGCAAAAACACAAGAGGGGACCCACTGAAaccacactgaaacacacacacaaaaccaaactGAAAGCACACCGTGGAGAACCCTATAGATTTAACCTGAATCAATAGTttgaaaacagacagaaatcCCAGCTAATGGTTAACAAAAAGGtttcatttatttcctttatttctgACCTTTTTCTGAAAAGAGATGGACGGAAGGGAGGTCTCGTTGAATTTGTAGCCCTGCAGTAAGAGGACCTGGATGAAATTGGAGACGGCACAGACGTTCTTCATGTGTTTCTCTTTCTGATTTGTCCTTTTTGTCATCTATGGGTGGAAATACAGTGGGTTAGAGTTGAATTATGCCCATCAAATCTCTATCAATTTGATCTGGTCTACCATCACTGTAGACATTTCTAGAATATTCAATGGTATAGCAGATAACACAAGGGTCTTTGGGTTGAAATGAGAGTCTACTGTGTTGGTTTTAAAAAGGAACAAGTTGGAGAATCCTCATTTATTAGAGGCTGGGCTCAGAGAGCTCTTGTCAGGGGCAGATTGGCCATCTGGCAATTCTGGTAAATACCAGAGGGGCcggacaattttttttaatatgggCCAgtcagatctttttttaaaataaatatacagaaATATTGTCTTTACAGGCCGACAGCGCACAAGACTGTTTTTTATCGCTTGTATGATTTCACTatggttataataataataattatattaataataatgggctgtctgacagcatcagcattaaATTGAGACAGTTTCATTACCCAATAAAAACATCTCATTGACGTGTTAAATGTTTTGGTACAGTTGGATTTAAAGCCTGATGTGAAGTGTAGGCCTATAGGAGTACACATGAAAACCCTGAACAAGCAGCGTCGTTCTGCTCCGTCTTTCTGCTGGTCCCCATTCACGTAGTGTTTAGTTTTACACTATGTAGGTTAAACTCTGCAATTAATCCGCAAGTCACATGTAAGTATGAACTGTGGTGGTCCATTACACTGTAAGCTATATTCAACATTACTGATCATTTCTGATCAATAGAATGTAGAAAACATTCCACTTCACAACGTTTTGTATTCATAACATGATTGTGTTATTGCACAATTTAGCAGTAAAAGCAGTAGCCTACGTAGTCAATCCTACATTTTTCAATTTGGGAATAAAACGTGCTCCTTGGGGAAAAAGACATTACCATAAGCCCTGTTCATGCTAATCAAACAACTGGACTTGGGGTCAAGTGTTGTCGTACCAGGCCCATGTCCCAGATGTGAAAGCCCCCTTACTGTAATTCTGAATATAATGATATTCCATTATGTTTGGTATTTTGAATTGTTACCTGCCACCAACATTTTGTGATTTCCTCATCATAAATAGAGACATTTCTACCATAAATCAGTGCCAAAAAAAGTCTTTTACCCTCAAACTTTTCTTGGCTAATTCTGAGCTGTATAATCACAGACCgccataaaaacatatttagatTGCAGTTAGAGAgttaaaacagatgaaaagatGGAGGACCAGACAGACAATATGTAGtgtcaacagagagaaacacagacaatTGAACAAATGGACCGGGACAACAAAGaacaacatactgtagagaACGACAGTAACAGCTTATAAACGGCAGTAATAGGCAGTGCGTGTCCATTCGTTATGAACGTGTGCTCGTAAAAAGTAGTAAGAATTGTTTGCCAGTtacttactgtacattaaatgtttaaaaatctgTTACATAAGGTACTGCTTAATTTATTTCATCATCTGTACACAAATGTAATTAGTGAATGCACATGTCCGTGGGTGGGGCTGCATGGGCGTGGTGATGTGGGCTGGTGTGGCTACCGTGCCTGGGCTGAATTTTTATCATGCCCACTACCCATTCTCCACTCATATTATCATCGGTCACTATCCCCAGCCTATTAGCACTCCTCACCTGTTGCCTGTTTAAGCTTGTTAACTCATCTACAAAACCCCTGTCCAGTCCGCAGTAGTTGTCTGGTCTTATCACTACATGACTCTACATGGCATATGGATGCTCCCAGTTCCGCTGCTGTGCCAGGTCTTCCTGTGTTTGTTACCAGGTAAGTTTAGTTTTTCAAAGTTTATTGGAACAGTTAAACTTGAGGTGGAAGTTGAGTTTTTGCTGTATTTTTGACGTTTGTTGCCCTGACAAAGACCTCCATTAAAGATATTTGGATGTTATTCTGTGTCCTGAGTCTGTGACAGCTGTGTTCTCAAGAGTACCTCAGAGATGGTCAGGTTGCAGATGATTCGTATTGCCTTCTCCAGTCGACTGGGGGATGTGAGAGGGATGCTTGTGAGGTTGGTGATGTAGCTGTGAGCGAAGAAAAAGGCAGAGAATGCCTGTAGGGAAGATGGGACACTGAGTTAATCCAGCGTTACACTATCTTCCTGAGATGGTAAAGATACTTTTAAATTGCCCTCAGGGGAGAAATAGTTATTAGAATTTAACTGAAACATCTATAAGATTGTTTAGGACAGATTTCTGTATTTCATTCTCGTTTGTcattattttacattcatttcacAGACACTTTTGTATAAAGTGACTTACAATAAGAACATTCAAAAGGAACAATAGctagatttatttaaaaattgatGTTGCAACCCTCCCAAATAACAAGCTGAAAGTGTGCTGCTCTAGAGACATAGGCGGAAATCGCAGGGGAGGCGAACAACCCAATCTGAGGGTTGTCTCCCCATTAAGAATATTATTGAAACCACGATGTGTAttgtatataataatatgtaCTTCAAATAATTGTGAAAGTattaaaacataacaaacacaaacagggcaaaaaaatgcattttaagttCACAGAGGTTTGGTCCACTGCTTGGTTCCTCCCATTATTTTAACGGTACACAGACTTCATGTGCAACTCATGGAAGAGAGCAAATTGAGTCACTAAGTAGCTAGGCAAGGCTGTTTCATTCACTTTAAACATTGCGTGAAGTGGGAAACATTCATTAAAGCCACTATATTAGCATAAAGTTAATTAGCTTTTTTGGTAGCTTATTGgatagttagttagctagcttgctaattccaCCCACCGTGTTTTTATGCCACCCTAGTTGTAGAAAATgtgctgaaaaaagtgtcacGCACCTGGCAAGAGCCTCGTGCTTTTCTACGCTGTTACAAGAGTGTGAAAGAAACATTAAGCTGTTAAATTTGACTAATTTAGTGGCTGGCTTGCTGATTATCTAGTTAGCAGAGGTGGgtagcagggctgccaactctcacgcattggccgtgagacacacgcatttgactggtttcacacgctcacacgccacacccccgatttctcacgctgaagtgtcaacccggtcggtcaaatttctgatagatgagtttatctatagatttatctgtttagccactagttgtgctttcagagactgtgagggggttcaagagcgctccctgtctgtgaaagtttcgaattgtcgcaaactgagaacatttttttacgatccatcccatttccccggctttaggtatgagctctgagtatcacagacccgtccgtcgcttcgtgtccactctctgtaacaatagaggtgagcagcgcggctggtagcgtagcaacttcagttcatgttagtggacctgcttgctgtggacagtgactcgtgcatccgtgtagtcctccgataatgcgcagcgtacagcctcctctaaactttgtcagagaccagagaaccgaatgggcgtctgtgtctgtcagacggtctgaatgagatccaccatatcagcggagcaatgacatgcaagcagactatattacaactctccacatggACAAacgagatgggaggagttaattttgaatgtgcacaaaattgtaaacatgggcagaaatctggtgaaacacattgagcatactatatatacactatactatatatactatactatatatactacataatacacatatactttatatactatactgcaacattgggccactattgtggttctctaacctcggtgcatctaaatgtaactgtaaataattaatttgatgttaggaatgaacaaatagtctttttttcccaaaagtaaatccagtaagtggggcccagaggatgagggccaaacattacttgaccttggcacaaaggttaaaggatagatttatgtagatcagtggttcttattctttagaatttcagtggtcttagttgatccctcaacattaatttaacttgggTCCCTTGTCCCAACCCGggaccctggacctgttccccacagacccaaatcttctcagctgttgatgagatttgctactgtctcttcatgtggttcattatgtttggcacgttgtctgggtcagttcttatatcataagaagttaatatgatattaatgtaaatgctgatgCCGTAAaactgttgatactacaacaaagcaaagttcttaaccctacagttttgcactatcatgtaagacttgatttctcatttttttgcaaaaaaactctccagaaagtgcccttaatggttttatttttcaatttttttccgggggggcataccccagacccccctagggagaaccccaccccccacatatcacaaatcacaatttaaccctgaaggataaagaaCCCAAAAATTGCTTGTactggcaaaatatgggttgcccccccaaatctcactcaaggttttggaaaagttggcagccctggggtagagtagccaaaattgtactcaagtaaaagtactgtacttcagATATATAGACTCAAGTAAAAAGAAAGTAGTCATCAAAatatacttgagtaaaagtaaaaagtacttgacgaaaaaatactcaagtagtgagtaactgttgagtaacgtctgatttatttcttaacacaagcatcaatcagaccgaaataattatctttaggcaaattatagttcatcaatcaataaaataaattattaattaaaaaatagcttacttgagagacttgtcacacaaatttggatggatactgcatgtgtaaaaaatatggtaacctaaaagacaaacatccacctctccacagcaaaaaaatacaaccaccgctacgtttcctcaggttagatgttgagttgttgaacgctgacATGTCCGTTGTTTTGGTAGACCTGAACCAACCGCaaaacgtagctgctgtttctttgctttgctacgagtgtaaagctaacctgtcccaataacggtctatggtcccgctgctgaaacagtatggtcacgtgactgcacaaacgacgtgtgattggttaagcacagtcacgttcagcggaagactctctgtcaaaataaaacaacatgagacgtacgcgggggtaaaaacaatgacgcgtagtaacgagtaacgagctcattggagcctaatgtagcggagtaagagtacagtttatttttcactaatctactcaagtaaaagtaaaagtatagtgatttaaaactactcctagaagtacaattttttcaaaaacttactcaagtaaatgttacggagtaaatgtaactcgttactacccacctctgctagTTAGTTAGCCTGCTTACTAAGAGGCAGTTCTCAGTTCAGCATCATCAGAAGGAcatggttttggtggaacgtacacgttcaaaggttgttttattcGTGCAACTGAAAactcctcataaatcaaccagagtttaaaaagccaacacaaagaacacaacacaacaacacagaaccCAAGGCAACGACTATCcagcctaaatgagtgaaatctggtGGAATTTACGTTGGCAAAGGAGCCAACtcggaagtggaatgtcgtggaCATTGACTACTTCCTACACTACACAAATTTTTGATTGAGAATGAAATGGACTTTTTTCTGTCTAAAAGGCTCCCTCACCATGAAGCTTCCTCTCACATTGGGTTGGAAGACTCCATTAAAGGAGCACTTGGAATAAGAGCAGTTGTCGAAGGAGAAAATCTCTTTTACGTTGTCCAAGCATTTCTGGTAATCTCCTGTGCCCACTACTGATACTGACATCTGGGGGTTAAACTGGGCAGGTCTGTAGCTTTTAGTACACGGAGAATCAAAGACATCCTTCCCTAGCTTGATAGATATATTGAACTGATGTGGATAGCAGGGATTGGACACTTGAGGCTTCACACCTTCATTCTGAAAGAggcaaaaaaagataaaattgaAACATTCTTCTGGTAAATATAAAAGGAAAGTGCAGCATATGACAAGTACAATTCCAAGTGAACATGGTAGACTAGGGAAACATTCACAAATTGAAAGCACTTTAGAATGGCTggttgtatatacagtatgcgcAATCACACTTGTATGTTGTATGCATTTCAGTAAAAAGCACATATCCACATTGCCAGCTTTATCTACACCTCTTTTAGAATTACTTAAATACAGGGTTACTGTACTGTTACACTGTACTTATGTAAAGTGCACTTAAGAAGATGACTTCACAACTTATACAGTCTCATATTCTGaaatttttgatgttttgggaaatactttaatttgtgttttgCCGAGAGTTTGGTGAGAAGTTTGAATCTGCCAGCAATGTACAAGTGTGGATAGGTGGATTTTGTTCTTCGGACAGTGTCAGCTGCCAGGATAGCTGTACTCCATTACTAGGGTGACCAGATCTCCCGGAACTAAAACCGGAACATTTTGCGTGTGACCATAGTGCtcgtgcacgcacacacttttTAACGTGAACATGTGCCAGCCCAGGTCATAGACACAGATTAgcacacataggcctactgcTCACAACATAATGGGCTATCTCAGTTAATATTCATGAATTTATTTTCTTGGTATTTTGcctacatacacatacatagacaTTGAGTGAGTTTCGTTTGGGACcaactttatttttcagaatTAAAGCATTCTTATGAAACATGCACCCACTGAACTtgtgaaaatatattaaatatatttttcattgcGTGGCC belongs to Etheostoma spectabile isolate EspeVRDwgs_2016 chromosome 5, UIUC_Espe_1.0, whole genome shotgun sequence and includes:
- the LOC116689497 gene encoding ectonucleoside triphosphate diphosphohydrolase 2 isoform X2, encoding MALRYSQTLPAVVLLILAIVGILLVVLPAKNVETPPEYMYGIVLDAGSSHTSMYIYKWPADKQNGTGIVTQHSECNAQGGGISSYAGVHGGAAESLKACLEQAVKVIPKSRHHQTPLQLGATAGMRLLNIVNATETQRLLKEVENKLRSYPFKFKEAIILSGQEEGAYGWVTVNYLLENFVKNEGVKPQVSNPCYPHQFNISIKLGKDVFDSPCTKSYRPAQFNPQMSVSVVGTGDYQKCLDNVKEIFSFDNCSYSKCSFNGVFQPNVRGSFMAFSAFFFAHSYITNLTSIPLTSPSRLEKAIRIICNLTISEMTKRTNQKEKHMKNVCAVSNFIQVLLLQGYKFNETSLPSISFQKKAGGASVGWALGYMLSRSNLVPAEGLGLMKALALGPWAGILFLFIAILLIALGYLIVIYRRTKNKEGMV